Proteins encoded in a region of the Schistocerca serialis cubense isolate TAMUIC-IGC-003099 chromosome 6, iqSchSeri2.2, whole genome shotgun sequence genome:
- the LOC126484736 gene encoding leucine-zipper-like transcriptional regulator 1, with protein MEEGGKSRGTLRDDLGALLSSGVAADVTIMADSVWLPAHRVIMAARSPVFAAMFRHDLLEAANNSVSITDINQEVLRQMLHFMYTDEAPLLECFGAELLAAADKYNVPRLKQQCEQQLIQDLCMENAADCAVLAMVYSCEKLKAAAISFISSHCKEVMATDRWANAMRQHTEDTVKICRLLGEAERLELECENESERSAAVEDVEGRLVSDLLVLLESGEGSDVTLMVDGASLAAHRAVLAARSPVLAEQLKGTPGGTLRVDGVREEELRQILLYMYSDQLPPPASITDKLLVLADSYALCGLKEYCEEQLEHKITIDSAMLLAVVAIKHSCSSLKRTCVDFIRTHIFQVMDTAGWDAAVRDEAEVVLQITKSIARAVFNDKIKEIRTNICVTANVLKELSK; from the exons ATGGAAGAGGGAGGGAAGAGCAGAGGGACCCTGAGGGACGATCTTGGAGCTCTGCTGTCATCCGGGGTAGCGGCTGATGTCACCATCATGGCAGACAGTGTCTGGCTGCCGGCTCACAGGGTTATAATGGCGGCCCGCAGCCCAGTTTTCGCTGCTATGTTCCGGCACGACCTGCTGGAAGCTGCTAACAACAGCGTCAGCATCACAGATATCAACCAGGAGGTGCTGCGTCAGATGCTGCATTTCATGTACACAGACGAAGCGCCTCTGTTGGAATGTTTTGGAGCAGAACTGCTCGCTGCGGCGGACAAGTACAATGTCCCGAGGCTGAAGCAGCAGTGCGAGCAGCAACTGATTCAAGACTTATGCATGGAGAACGCAGCAGACTGCGCTGTCCTTGCAATGGTGTACTCATGTGAGAAGCTGAAGGCGGCAGCTATCAGCTTCATTAGTTCCCACTGCAAAGAAGTTATGGCTACAGACAGGTGGGCTAACGCCATGAGGCAACACACTGAAGACACTGTGAAGATCTGCCGCTTACTGGGGGAGGCAGAACGTCTCGAGTTAGAATG CGAGAATGAGAGTGAAAGATCAGCAGCGGTGGAAGATGTCGAGGGCAGACTGGTCAGCGACCTGCTGGTGCTGTTGGAGTCTGGCGAGGGCAGTGACGTGACGCTCATGGTGGATGGAGCCTCACTGGCAGCTCACAGAGCAGTGCTGGCAGCGCGTAGCCCCGTCTTAGCCGAGCAGCTCAAGGGCACTCCAGGTGGCACCCTGCGGGTGGATGGGGTGCGAGAGGAGGAACTGCGTCAAATCCTGCTCTACATGTACAGCGACCAGCTGCCGCCGCCAGCTAGCATCACAGATAAGCTCCTGGTGCTGGCCGACAGCTATGCACTTTGTGGCCTGAAGGAGTACTGCGAAGAGCAGTTGGAACACAAAATTACTATTGACAGTGCAATGCTCTTGGCCGTGGTCGCCATCAAGCACTCCTGCTCCTCATTGAAGAGGACCTGTGTTGATTTCATCAGGACACACATCTTCCAGGTGATGGACACAGCTGGTTGGGATGCAGCAGTACGCGATGAAGCAGAGGTTGTGCTGCAGATAACCAAGAGCATAGCAAGGGCGGTGTTCAAcgataaaattaaagaaatacgCACTAACATCTGTGTAACTGCCAACGTACTGAAAGAACTgtccaaataa